Sequence from the Bacillus sp. es.036 genome:
GCAAAATAATGTCCGTATCTTGAGCAAGGGTAAGGGCAATCCACGCACGCTGACGCTGGCCTCCGGATAGTGAATCGACATCGCGCTCTGCAAAGTCTTCCATATGCGTCGCCTTAAGTGCTTTTTGCACAGCGGCTTCATCGTCTTCTGACCACTGACTGAACCAGGATTGATACGGATAACGACCCTGTTTCACGAGCTGCAGAACCGTCAGTCCTTCAGGGGCGACAGGGGATTGGGGAAGAATGGCCATTTTCCGGGCAATTTCTTTCGTTGGCTTATTTGAGATCGCCTCTCCATCCAGAACGATGCCACCTGAATGCGGCTTTAATAGACGGGCAAGACTTCGTAAAAGCGTTGATTTTCCGCAGCCATTCCCACCAATTAAAACGCTCATTTCTCCTTTTGGGATGAGTAAGTTCAGCTGATCAATGACCGTTTGTTCTCCATATCCAAGCGTTAAATCTTTCGTTTGCAGTGCGTACATGCCGCCACCTCCTTATTTGTTTCTCGAACGATACAATAAATAGATAAAATACGGTGCGCCAATCGCTGCCGTAAACACACCTGCTGGAACTTCAAGCGGTGAAAAAAGCGTGCGTCCAATTAAGTCTGCGATCATGACAAGCATGCTGCCGACAAGGGCTGAAACAGGAACAAGCACACCAAAAGAAGAGCCCACTAACTTTCTTGCAATATGAGGTGCCATTAAGCCAACAAAGCCAACGCCACCTGCGAATGCAACAGCCCCTCCTGCAAGTGCCGTACTGATTAAAAGGAGAACGATGCGGTCTTTTAAAAGCATAGCGCCTGCTCCTTTTGCCACATCGTCACCAAGCTCTTGTAAGTTCACACTTCTAGAGTAAACCATGAGCAGAATCATCAGGATGACAACCCACGGTAAGAGCGTAAGCACATCCTGTCCATTAGTTCCATGAACGCTCCCCGTAATCCAAATATTAGCATCAGATGCTCGATAAATTGGTCCAACGATCATTAATAGCGTTGTTAGTGCCTGCAGTAACGCCGTTAAGCCAATTCCAATCAGGACTAATCGAATCGGTGAAATGCCGTTTTTCCAGGATAAAATAAATACGAGAAAACCTGCTAAAACCGCTCCAGTAAAGGATGCAAGCGGCATCCACTGAATGCTGACTGTTAGCGCATTCGCCTTATCACTAAACACTGTTAAAAAGCCAATTGTCGCAAGCGCACCGCCCCAAGTGATACCGAGAATATCAGGAGAAGCAAGCGGATTTCGAATCATCCCCTGTAGGATCGCTCCTGACACGGCAAGAGCAGCTCCTGCTAAAATCGCCATGGCAATCCTCGGGAAGCGAAACTGTTTTACGACAAGCTTATTCATTTCATCACCATACCCAAACAGCGCCTTAACCACTTGGTCTGGTGTCATAAAAATCTCACCAAGACCGATACTAAGGAGCGCAGTTACGATAACCGCACCAACGAGTCCAGCGATCACCCATAATGCACGGCGATCGAGTAAAAAAGAAATAGCTTTCATTCGAAAGGAAGTGTATTTCATCATAGCTGTTTAAACTCCCTTCGAGCAATATATATAAAGAACGGTGTACCGATCACAGCTGTTAATACGCCAACAGGCGCTTCAAGCGGCAAAATAACATAACGCGCCGCAATGTCTGCAGATAGCAGTAGTATTGCGCCTAGTATCGCACTATAGGGAATGACCCAGCGGTAATCTGGGCCAGTAAAAAAGCGAGCCAGGTGCGGCACCACAATGCCGATAAATCCAATAGGCCCTGCTACGGCTACAGAACCGCCTGCAAGAAATACAATGAAAAGTGCAGCACCCGCTTTTACAAGAAGCGTACGTTGGCCTAGCCCTTTTGCGACATCTTCTCCGATGACGAGCGTATTAATTTTTGTACTGATAAGAAGTGCACCAATTAAACCGATTCCAATATACGGGAGCACCGAATAAAGCATGGCTAGACTACGTCCTTCAATAGACCCAGCAAGCCAAAAGAGAACGTCTTCAAGAGCCTTTTCATTTAAAACGAGCATACCCTGCGTTAACGAGGAAAACATCGCTGCCATCGCTGCACCAGCAAGCGTCAGCTTCATCGGCGTAAGTCCTTCTCTTCCAAGTGAGCCAAGTACATAAACGAGGATTGAGGCAAACGCCGCTCCAAGAAACGCTAACCAGCTAAACGTCGTAAGTGAGGAAACGGAAAAGAACGTAACGGCAATTACAATGACAAAACTCGCCCCTGCATTTACGCCTAGTATTGATGGTGATGCGAGAGGGTTACGTGTAATTGCCTGCATAAGCGCACCCGCAACAGCGAGACTTGCACCTACAGCGGCGCCAATTAACGCTCGCGGTACGCGATTTTCAATAATAATAATATGGGCATTGCTTCCATCAAATTGCGTAAACGCCCGCCAGGCGGTTGACCAGGTAATGCTCGTTAGTCCATATACAACGCTTGCCACCATCAACATCATGACAAGCAGTAAGCCAATCACAATCCCGAACCATTTTCTATTTACTGAATGTAATTTATGTGTCATAAAGGTTAATCCCTTTCTTCATCATCCTTTATAAGTGTAAAAAAAGAATGAAAACGTGTCAATGAATTTGAGAATCAATCTCATTTAACTATTGACTCTTGTGTGACAATTCAGTATGATTACATCGTAAATGAAAACGATTATCACTAATAAGGAGGAAATACATATGTTCAAAAAAAGTTGGCTCATCGTTTGCCTCGCAGCATTTATGATTCTAGCTGCTTGTGGAACGAACGGAAATAATGAAAATAGCAGCTCAGGTGAAAAACAGGAAGAGGAAACAACCCGAACAGTCAAGCACGCGATGGGGGAAACAGAAGTTCCACAGAATCCTGAAAAAGTTGTTATTTTAACAAATGAAGGAACGGAAGCTTTACTTGCTATGGATGTAAAACCTGTCGGTGCAGTGCAATCATGGCTCGGTGATCCGTGGTACGATCATATTTCTGACGACATGAAAGACGTTGAAGTTGTTGGAACGGAAAGTGAAGTAAACCTTGAAGCTGTTGCCGCATTAAAACCTGATCTCATTATCGGAAATAAGCTTCGTCAGGAAGACATTTATGATCAGCTTAGTGCAATCGCTCCAACGGTTTATTCCGAAACGTTAAAAGGTGACTGGCAGGAGAACTTCGAATTTTATGCCAAAGCACTAAACAAAGAAGATAAAGGCGAAGAAGTAATGAATGCCTATAGTGATCGCATTGATTCAATGAGCGAGGAGCTAGGTGATCAGCTAGACAAAAAGGTCTCCGTTGTACGTTTCCTAGCTGGCCAAACGAGAATTTACTACAAAGACTCTTTCTCAGGGGTTATTCTTGAGCAGCTCGGCTTTGCTCGTCCAGAATCTCAGCAAAAAGATGACTTTATGGCAGAAGCAACAAAAGAACGCATCCCAGAAATGGATGGCGACGTCCTTTTCTACTTCACATATGAAGCTGGAGACGGTGAAGCGAATTCCACTGCTGAAGAATGGACGAATGATCCGCTTTGGAACAATCTACAGGTTGTAAAAGACGGAAATGTTCATGAAGTAAGTGATGCGATTTGGAATACGTCTGGTGGCGTACTTTCCGCTAACTTGATGCTCGATGATATCAAAGACGTCTTTTTAGGTGAATAAATTTTAATGAAAGCTCGGCTAATGCCGGGCTTTTTTTTGATTATCCTTTCACAAAAAAGGGAATTGGATCAGGAGAAGGTTTTCTTTTCATAAGAAAGTGGCAAGAAGACAGGTTCTCATCAGGTATACTAGTAGAAAGACACATAAGGAGGGGATCAATCGATGCCAAATGTCTGGACACATATTTTATTCGGTGAAGAAGCTGCGATGGAAGCCGGCATATGGAACACGATCAAAGGTGACCTGCCTTACTTTCGACTTGGTGCTCAGGGACCTGACCCTTTCTTTTACCATAATTTCTGGCCGTGGAAAAAAAATAAGCCGGTGCAGGAAGTTGGTTCTGCTCTTCATCAAGATCATTGCGGCCCATTCCTCATGGAAATGATTGAATATGGAAAGCAAGATGATCCGATGCTGCGAGCTTATATTCTTGGCTTTGTGACGCATCATATTCTGGATCGAAACACTCACCCCTATATCCACTACCGTTCTGGCCTTGAAGGCAACAGACATCAGCAGCTTGAAATTATTATTGATACCATTTTGATGAAAGAATATAAAGATGTGGAAACTTGGAAAACCCCCGTTTATCAAGAAATCCAAATTGGAAAATCACTCTATCCTCCCATTGAGCTGATGCTTTATGAATGTATTCAATCCTTTTATCCTGAGACAGCTGAACGCATGCCAGAGGATTACATTAACCAATCTTATCGCGATATGGTGCTTGCGCTTAAACTATTATTTGACCCGCACGGCTGGAAAAATCAGCTTTTAAAGAAACAAGTCTCCTCTTTTTCCTATCGAAAACAAATCGGTGATGAAGATTATTTAAATCGAGAAGGTACGCCATGGATTCACCCCGCAGTGAAAGACGAGGAATCAACCGCAACTTTTGAAGAGCTGCTTGAGCAAGCGAAAGAAGAAGCAACGAACATCCTCCCTCTCATCCAAGACTACTGGCATAACGAAGAAAATTGTATGACGGAACTGAAGACACAAATTGGCAACCGCTCGTATGACACAGGAAAAGATAGCACCCTTCCACTTGAATTAAAACACTTCGACCCCATTTTGTAAGGGGTTTCAAGATAGAAAAAGGCTCAGAGCAGGTGGATATGCTGCTCTGAGCCTCATTTGTGGCCTGGGAACTGACTTTTACGTTCGATGATCGGTAATTCCGCTGATTTTCTGGATAATTCCGCGATATTTCATTTTTTTTCCGCGAAAAGTACGATTAATCCCGCGAATTTAAGATTTTTTCCGCGATTCCATCAACCCCTACACATCCAGCCCTTCATTTGCCATAACAACCTTCGCCTGCTCTTTCCCTTGATCGATGTTTACTTTGTTAAGTAAATAGATGCCTGCTAGGAAAAAGACGACGAGTGAAACGATACCAAGACGGCTTGATCCAGTTACTTGGCCAACGAAGGCAAAGAGAAAAGGACCGAAAATCGCTGAAAATTTAGCGGAAATACCGTAAAATCCGTAAAACTCTGCATGTCTGTGATCGGGAACCATGCTTCCAAAAATCGATCGACTTAATGCCTGAGCGCCTCCCTGAACAATGCCGACCATTATGGCAAGCAGATAGAAATGCGTGGCAGTAGTCATGAAATAACCGAGAAAAACAATCCCAACGTAAATCCACAGTGCGAGCATAAGTGCTCGCTTAGGGCGAATTTTTTTAGCCAAGTAGCCAAATAAAAACGCGAAGGGAATTCCTACAAACTGCGTGATAAGGAGCGCTGCGATTAAATCATTCGCATCGATGCCGATATCCCTGCCATAAATCGTCGCCATTTTTATAATGGTCGATATTCCATCGTTAAATAACCAGAAAGCGACAAGGAAAAGAAGAAGCTGTTTGTAGTGGTTTAACTCCTTGAACGTCGTGCGAAGCCTTTTAAACCCGATCGTCGCGTAGGAGCCACTTAACTTAGGCTGAGTATGTTCCACTTCTTTCACGTTTTTGAACATGGGGATGGAGAAGATAAACCACCATACGCCAACGCTTGCGAATGAAAGTTGCGTTGCGACAAGCGTGTTCGGAAGAAAAAACCAGGATGGATTTAGGATCATCATCAGATTCACGAGAAGGAGCAGGCCACCGCCAATATACCCAAACGCATAACCTCTTGCTGAAATGCGATCAATCTCTTCTCCTTTTGCGATTTCCGGTAAAAACGCATCGTAAAAGACGTTGCTTCCCGAGAAACCGATCGTACCAAAGATTAATAGAATTGAAGCAAACAGGTAGCCTCCCTCGCCAACAAACGCCATTAAGATGCTTGCGATCATTCCCATGTAGGCAAAAAAGCGCAAAAATACTTTTTTAGAATTGGAGTAATCGGCAATGGCACCGAGTACAGGTGCCAAAATCGCAACAATTAAAACAGCGATCGATTGCGAATAGCCCCAGTAAGAAGTAGCAAGACTTTGATCAATGTTTTTGGCAGCAACATCATAATAGAAGACGGGTAAAACGGCTGCCATCATTGTTGTTGCGAAAGCAGAATTGGCAAAGTCATACATCATCCAGCTACGAATCTCTTTTTTCCTCATTTCTTTGCCCCCATGATGTTCATTTTCTTTCAGCATATCAGGTCTCAACGTGTCATTCTTCGCGATGGAATATTCTTCATAAACCTTTTACAACGAGCAGACTTGCCACACATTCTTGGTGCGAGTACACTAACGGTAGAGTGATGAAACGGAGGTCGTCCTATGGACCAAAATGATATTCAAAACAAAGTGATCGAAAACTATCAGCGTGATGAAAACATGATGATTCTCGTCTTTGCCCAGTGGTGCGTCAACAATGACTTGAATCCAGAAACGCTTTACGAGAAAGCTTATCCTGATCAAATCAACAACCCTGCTCTCAAGCAAAGCATCGAGCTCGTCGTGCCGAAAGAAGAATCAGAACATATCCCTGATCAAACGGTAATGGGTGTCCTTTCCCTCTTTGGTAATGATGATCTTGCATTTGTCGTATCTGAAGAAATCGAAAAACGTTCAAAACCCGAGAAGTAGTTGTTTCATAGAGTTTATTCGATAGGAGAGGGAAACTTCCCTTTTAATCTCAATGAAAGCCCCGGAGCATAAGCTCCGGGGCTTCGTTTAGTTTGTATCGCGAAATAACTTTACGAGTGCCTGCGTGCCACTATCTTCCTCGCCACGCTCAGCAAGATCTTCATATAATTTCTTCGACAGTTCAAGTCCTGGAGTTAGCATTCCCATTTGTTTGGCGGACTCAAGAGCAATCGTCATATCTTTTATAAAATGCTTTACATAAAAGCCAGGCTCGAACCGATTAGAGATCATTCTTGGTGCCAGATTGCTTAGTGACCAGCTTCCAGCAGCACCGAATTCAATGCTCTCAAGGACCGTTGTCGGATTTAATCCTGCTTTTTCAGCATAAACAATCGCTTCAGAAACGCCAATCATGTTACTCGCGATCGCGATTTGGTTGCACATTTTCGTATGTTGGCCTGCTCCAGCTGGCCCTTGGAGAACGATGTTTTGACCAATTACTTCAAAAATAGGCTGTACCTTTTCAAAGACTTCTAATTCGCCACCGACCATAATCGATAGCTTTCCTTCCCTGGCACCAACGTCTCCCCCTGATACAGGCGCATCGAGAGCGTAGAGCTGCTTAGACAAAGCATGCTGATAGATTTCTTCGGCTAGCGCGGGGCTTGAGGTGGTCATATCAATTAAAATAGAATGTGCTCGTGCATGTTCAAGGAGCCCATTCTCACCTATGTAGACCTCTTCCACATCTTTCGGGTAACCGACCATCGTGATCATCACGTCAGCATTCGCTGCCACATCCTTCACTTCGTCGTACCATTCTGCCCCTTCTTGAATAAGGGCTTCAGCCTTCTGTTTTGTTCGCGTTGAGATAAGGGTCCGGTATCCTGCTTTGATCAAGTTTCGAACCATGCTTTCTCCCATAACGCCGATTCCAATAAACCCGAGTACTGGCTTTTTCTCCATAGTAAATCGCCTCTCTTCCCAGAATTTCCTTTTCTAACACTTGTCTTCATCGTACACTAAAGAAGAGGTGAATTCCTAA
This genomic interval carries:
- a CDS encoding ABC transporter ATP-binding protein, with the protein product MYALQTKDLTLGYGEQTVIDQLNLLIPKGEMSVLIGGNGCGKSTLLRSLARLLKPHSGGIVLDGEAISNKPTKEIARKMAILPQSPVAPEGLTVLQLVKQGRYPYQSWFSQWSEDDEAAVQKALKATHMEDFAERDVDSLSGGQRQRAWIALTLAQDTDIILLDEPTTYLDLAHQVEVLDLLFELNKEDNRTILMVLHDLNLACRYADHVIAVKDKGIYDQGKPEDIVNVDLVERVFGLQCDIIEDPLFGTPLCVPHGKGRKVNRARATGI
- a CDS encoding FecCD family ABC transporter permease → MMKYTSFRMKAISFLLDRRALWVIAGLVGAVIVTALLSIGLGEIFMTPDQVVKALFGYGDEMNKLVVKQFRFPRIAMAILAGAALAVSGAILQGMIRNPLASPDILGITWGGALATIGFLTVFSDKANALTVSIQWMPLASFTGAVLAGFLVFILSWKNGISPIRLVLIGIGLTALLQALTTLLMIVGPIYRASDANIWITGSVHGTNGQDVLTLLPWVVILMILLMVYSRSVNLQELGDDVAKGAGAMLLKDRIVLLLISTALAGGAVAFAGGVGFVGLMAPHIARKLVGSSFGVLVPVSALVGSMLVMIADLIGRTLFSPLEVPAGVFTAAIGAPYFIYLLYRSRNK
- a CDS encoding FecCD family ABC transporter permease; translation: MTHKLHSVNRKWFGIVIGLLLVMMLMVASVVYGLTSITWSTAWRAFTQFDGSNAHIIIIENRVPRALIGAAVGASLAVAGALMQAITRNPLASPSILGVNAGASFVIVIAVTFFSVSSLTTFSWLAFLGAAFASILVYVLGSLGREGLTPMKLTLAGAAMAAMFSSLTQGMLVLNEKALEDVLFWLAGSIEGRSLAMLYSVLPYIGIGLIGALLISTKINTLVIGEDVAKGLGQRTLLVKAGAALFIVFLAGGSVAVAGPIGFIGIVVPHLARFFTGPDYRWVIPYSAILGAILLLSADIAARYVILPLEAPVGVLTAVIGTPFFIYIARREFKQL
- a CDS encoding ABC transporter substrate-binding protein produces the protein MFKKSWLIVCLAAFMILAACGTNGNNENSSSGEKQEEETTRTVKHAMGETEVPQNPEKVVILTNEGTEALLAMDVKPVGAVQSWLGDPWYDHISDDMKDVEVVGTESEVNLEAVAALKPDLIIGNKLRQEDIYDQLSAIAPTVYSETLKGDWQENFEFYAKALNKEDKGEEVMNAYSDRIDSMSEELGDQLDKKVSVVRFLAGQTRIYYKDSFSGVILEQLGFARPESQQKDDFMAEATKERIPEMDGDVLFYFTYEAGDGEANSTAEEWTNDPLWNNLQVVKDGNVHEVSDAIWNTSGGVLSANLMLDDIKDVFLGE
- a CDS encoding zinc dependent phospholipase C family protein; protein product: MPNVWTHILFGEEAAMEAGIWNTIKGDLPYFRLGAQGPDPFFYHNFWPWKKNKPVQEVGSALHQDHCGPFLMEMIEYGKQDDPMLRAYILGFVTHHILDRNTHPYIHYRSGLEGNRHQQLEIIIDTILMKEYKDVETWKTPVYQEIQIGKSLYPPIELMLYECIQSFYPETAERMPEDYINQSYRDMVLALKLLFDPHGWKNQLLKKQVSSFSYRKQIGDEDYLNREGTPWIHPAVKDEESTATFEELLEQAKEEATNILPLIQDYWHNEENCMTELKTQIGNRSYDTGKDSTLPLELKHFDPIL
- a CDS encoding MFS transporter, translating into MRKKEIRSWMMYDFANSAFATTMMAAVLPVFYYDVAAKNIDQSLATSYWGYSQSIAVLIVAILAPVLGAIADYSNSKKVFLRFFAYMGMIASILMAFVGEGGYLFASILLIFGTIGFSGSNVFYDAFLPEIAKGEEIDRISARGYAFGYIGGGLLLLVNLMMILNPSWFFLPNTLVATQLSFASVGVWWFIFSIPMFKNVKEVEHTQPKLSGSYATIGFKRLRTTFKELNHYKQLLLFLVAFWLFNDGISTIIKMATIYGRDIGIDANDLIAALLITQFVGIPFAFLFGYLAKKIRPKRALMLALWIYVGIVFLGYFMTTATHFYLLAIMVGIVQGGAQALSRSIFGSMVPDHRHAEFYGFYGISAKFSAIFGPFLFAFVGQVTGSSRLGIVSLVVFFLAGIYLLNKVNIDQGKEQAKVVMANEGLDV
- a CDS encoding NAD(P)-dependent oxidoreductase, producing the protein MEKKPVLGFIGIGVMGESMVRNLIKAGYRTLISTRTKQKAEALIQEGAEWYDEVKDVAANADVMITMVGYPKDVEEVYIGENGLLEHARAHSILIDMTTSSPALAEEIYQHALSKQLYALDAPVSGGDVGAREGKLSIMVGGELEVFEKVQPIFEVIGQNIVLQGPAGAGQHTKMCNQIAIASNMIGVSEAIVYAEKAGLNPTTVLESIEFGAAGSWSLSNLAPRMISNRFEPGFYVKHFIKDMTIALESAKQMGMLTPGLELSKKLYEDLAERGEEDSGTQALVKLFRDTN